A window from Prochlorococcus marinus CUG1435 encodes these proteins:
- a CDS encoding glutathione S-transferase domain-containing protein: MNGILTWNDLNKFEVEDLDRVHGINNSYANLRLFGHSENDVLVTLYRDRHSWCPYCQKIWLWLEFKRIPYRVKKINMFCYGQKESWFLEKVRSGKLPAIEVKGQVITESDDIIAFLENEFGALGSFLTSSHLIKIRELEREIFRSWCSWLCRESFNFIDNSFRKKSFKESISKLDEILSRSKSGFIDPSVSNTGDIEPGVGDIIFIPYMERINASLIYYKGFNLRSNYRYVDNWLTLFEGTSVYRGTQGDFHTHSHDLPPQMGGCYKESNKQQIIFSELIDTGEGLGNYELNKNYDSKYFAKIALDRVIKHKENLLKVNPYNKESFEESLRSALTHMITGEVIIPKKLSGISLRYLKNRISVPRDMPIISARLLRQSLNKIESRSDINEIDKIPFRHRYDQDPRNFASS, translated from the coding sequence ATGAATGGGATTTTGACATGGAATGATTTAAATAAATTTGAAGTTGAAGATCTTGATAGAGTCCATGGTATAAATAATTCCTACGCAAATTTAAGATTATTTGGGCACAGTGAAAATGATGTTTTAGTTACCCTCTATAGGGATAGGCATTCTTGGTGTCCTTACTGTCAGAAGATATGGTTATGGCTTGAATTCAAGAGAATTCCATACAGAGTCAAAAAAATAAATATGTTTTGCTACGGTCAAAAAGAAAGTTGGTTCCTTGAAAAAGTCAGATCGGGGAAATTACCTGCAATTGAAGTTAAAGGGCAAGTTATAACTGAAAGTGACGATATCATTGCTTTTTTAGAAAATGAATTTGGAGCACTTGGATCTTTTTTAACATCTAGTCACCTTATCAAAATTCGAGAATTAGAAAGAGAAATTTTCAGATCTTGGTGTAGTTGGCTCTGCCGAGAAAGCTTTAATTTTATAGATAACTCTTTTAGAAAAAAAAGTTTTAAAGAATCCATTTCAAAACTCGATGAAATCTTAAGTAGATCAAAATCAGGTTTTATTGATCCATCAGTATCTAATACGGGTGATATAGAGCCTGGTGTTGGAGATATAATTTTTATTCCCTATATGGAGAGAATAAATGCATCATTGATTTACTATAAAGGGTTTAATTTAAGATCTAATTACCGTTATGTAGATAACTGGCTTACCCTTTTTGAAGGGACAAGTGTTTATAGAGGCACTCAAGGAGATTTTCATACTCACTCTCATGATTTACCTCCTCAAATGGGTGGATGTTATAAAGAAAGCAATAAACAACAGATTATTTTCTCTGAGCTTATAGATACTGGAGAGGGTCTAGGTAATTATGAATTAAACAAAAATTATGATTCAAAATATTTCGCTAAAATTGCTCTTGATAGAGTGATAAAGCATAAAGAAAATTTACTAAAAGTAAACCCATACAATAAAGAATCATTTGAGGAATCATTGAGATCAGCATTAACCCATATGATCACAGGTGAAGTAATAATCCCTAAAAAACTTTCAGGAATCTCCCTAAGATACTTAAAAAATAGAATCTCAGTTCCAAGAGATATGCCAATTATTTCGGCAAGGTTATTAAGACAATCATTAAATAAAATTGAATCACGTAGTGATATCAATGAGATAGATAAGATACCTTTCAGGCATAGATATGATCAAGATCCTAGAAATTTTGCTTCTAGTTAA
- a CDS encoding DUF3007 family protein codes for MTKGKVIQIGLFISFIGLISYKFAPQIGIDNLTATTLSSCILILIVITWVTSYVYRVVNGKMTFMEQRKRYRKEYEKVVNDKLETKFNALSKKEQQKLMEDLEKNP; via the coding sequence TTGACTAAAGGTAAAGTTATACAAATAGGATTATTTATTTCATTTATAGGATTAATTAGTTATAAATTTGCACCGCAAATTGGTATCGACAATCTTACCGCTACTACACTCTCAAGTTGTATTTTGATTTTGATTGTTATTACATGGGTAACATCTTATGTTTATAGAGTTGTAAATGGAAAAATGACTTTCATGGAACAAAGGAAGCGTTATAGAAAAGAGTATGAAAAAGTTGTTAATGATAAACTAGAAACCAAATTCAATGCATTATCAAAGAAAGAGCAGCAAAAACTAATGGAAGATTTGGAGAAAAATCCATAA
- a CDS encoding calcium/sodium antiporter: MSDFLFPIIEIVLGVVLLFAGGEFFIQGAIFLSLILGIPQIVIGLTVVSLGTSSPELLVSLSSILKGSDSLAASNVIGSNIFNVLVVLGISSLITPLKVKSRIVRRDVPLLMAISCAVWAMSSTGLLTLQAGVFLIFCLILNTIWEIKTINEKGEETKDAEPEIEELQDNYKGKINLLLKLILGIFLLSFGSNILVNGSQTLATLLGVNEIVIGLTIVATGTSLPELVTSIIAAFKGKTDLAIGNVIGSNLLNQLLILGSCSIFSGFKGLVIEQSLIKVDLPFMVLTTFACLPIFWSKGKITRIEGFILLNLYIFYILDKILFLNGFNFLSVLRIGLFIYFALLVVFLIIQEKLKFSNS; the protein is encoded by the coding sequence ATGAGTGATTTTTTATTTCCAATAATAGAAATAGTTTTAGGCGTAGTTCTACTTTTTGCTGGAGGAGAGTTCTTTATTCAAGGAGCCATATTTTTATCTTTAATTTTAGGAATACCTCAAATAGTAATTGGTTTAACCGTTGTTTCTCTTGGAACAAGCTCTCCTGAGTTATTGGTAAGTTTAAGTTCAATTTTAAAAGGGAGTGATTCGCTTGCGGCTAGCAATGTAATTGGAAGCAATATTTTTAATGTTCTCGTTGTTTTGGGTATAAGCTCATTGATAACACCCCTTAAAGTAAAAAGCAGAATAGTCAGAAGAGATGTGCCTCTTTTAATGGCAATTTCTTGTGCAGTTTGGGCTATGTCATCAACAGGCTTATTAACATTACAAGCTGGGGTTTTTCTAATATTTTGTTTAATCTTAAATACAATATGGGAAATCAAAACTATCAATGAGAAAGGAGAGGAGACAAAAGATGCTGAACCAGAGATAGAAGAATTACAAGATAACTATAAAGGAAAGATTAATCTTTTACTAAAGTTAATATTGGGAATATTTCTTTTAAGCTTTGGTTCAAATATTTTAGTAAATGGTTCTCAAACGCTTGCTACTCTTTTGGGTGTCAATGAAATTGTTATTGGTTTAACTATCGTCGCAACTGGGACATCTTTACCGGAATTAGTAACTTCAATAATTGCTGCATTTAAAGGCAAAACAGATCTTGCGATTGGGAATGTAATTGGAAGCAATTTGCTCAATCAACTTCTAATCCTGGGAAGTTGCAGTATTTTTTCAGGATTTAAAGGTTTAGTAATTGAACAAAGTCTAATAAAAGTTGACTTACCTTTTATGGTTTTAACTACCTTTGCCTGCTTACCAATTTTCTGGAGCAAAGGGAAAATCACCAGAATTGAAGGATTTATTTTGCTTAATCTTTATATTTTCTACATTCTCGATAAGATACTTTTCCTAAATGGATTTAACTTCCTTTCTGTATTAAGAATAGGTTTGTTTATTTACTTTGCTTTGCTTGTAGTGTTTCTGATTATCCAAGAAAAATTAAAATTTTCTAATTCATAA
- a CDS encoding 6-carboxytetrahydropterin synthase — protein sequence MYIHSLKFSCSKSYEDFPCSHRQWRHKGHCRFVHGYSRSFTFWFAAKKLDLNGFVVDFSSLKPLENRLKEQFDHTFLINKDDPLLNYWERLHDLDALDLRIMDNVGMEFTSELIWRWANEYLQDKDKGRTCCWKTESKENKSNRASYQEIPDWFKS from the coding sequence ATGTATATTCATTCTCTGAAATTTTCATGCAGCAAAAGTTACGAGGATTTTCCCTGTTCACATAGGCAATGGCGCCATAAAGGCCACTGCAGATTTGTGCATGGATATTCCAGATCATTCACCTTTTGGTTCGCTGCAAAAAAATTAGACCTAAATGGTTTTGTTGTGGATTTTTCAAGTCTAAAGCCCCTAGAAAATAGACTAAAGGAGCAGTTTGACCATACTTTTTTAATAAATAAAGATGACCCTTTGTTGAATTACTGGGAAAGATTACATGACTTAGATGCTTTAGATCTGAGAATTATGGATAATGTGGGAATGGAGTTCACTTCTGAATTGATTTGGAGATGGGCTAATGAATACTTACAGGATAAGGATAAGGGCAGAACATGTTGTTGGAAAACAGAATCAAAAGAAAATAAATCTAATAGAGCAAGCTATCAGGAAATTCCTGATTGGTTCAAATCTTAG
- a CDS encoding NAD(P)H-quinone oxidoreductase subunit L translates to MESFFNNSFATLIAYIGIISTYLLVIPLFLFYWMNNRWNIMGKFERLGIYGLVFLFFPGLILFSPFLNLRLRGSGKG, encoded by the coding sequence ATGGAAAGTTTTTTTAATAATTCATTCGCTACTTTAATTGCCTATATTGGAATTATTTCTACCTATTTATTGGTTATTCCATTATTTCTGTTTTACTGGATGAATAATAGATGGAATATTATGGGCAAATTTGAAAGATTAGGAATTTATGGCCTTGTATTTCTTTTCTTCCCAGGTTTAATTTTATTTTCTCCATTTTTAAATCTCAGACTAAGAGGAAGCGGTAAAGGGTAA
- a CDS encoding sigma-70 family RNA polymerase sigma factor — protein sequence MSSLSDFLGEIGRHQLLTPERELTMGRKVQEMVVLVNRCQEAGGKGPACEYSEAERKKIKIGEKAKNEMITANLRLVVNLAKRYQGKGLELLDLIQEGTLGLTRAVEKYDPSRGHRFSTYAYWWIRQGLNRALSTQSRTIRIPVNINEKLTKLRSAKSKLMQLKGIPPSSDELAEELKITKEEIDELLSCELRSITVSLQGTVKSKSDPSELVDILPSDQVAPMELAELAERTASAWKLLDKANLTEKERKIVSLRFGLDGSNEWRTLAEVARHMSCSREYCRQVVQRALRKLRKAGIQNGLVDSIS from the coding sequence GTGAGTTCATTAAGCGATTTTCTTGGTGAAATAGGTCGTCATCAACTTTTGACTCCTGAAAGAGAACTCACTATGGGCAGAAAAGTCCAAGAAATGGTTGTGCTTGTTAATAGATGTCAAGAGGCCGGAGGGAAAGGCCCTGCCTGTGAATATTCTGAAGCTGAAAGAAAAAAGATCAAAATTGGTGAAAAAGCTAAAAACGAAATGATAACAGCTAACCTACGACTAGTTGTCAACCTTGCCAAGAGATACCAAGGGAAAGGATTAGAATTACTGGACTTAATTCAGGAGGGGACATTGGGTCTTACAAGGGCAGTAGAAAAATATGATCCGTCTAGAGGACATAGATTTTCTACCTATGCTTATTGGTGGATTAGGCAAGGTTTAAATAGAGCATTGTCAACTCAAAGTAGAACGATTAGGATCCCAGTTAATATTAATGAAAAACTTACAAAACTAAGGTCAGCGAAGTCAAAGCTTATGCAACTTAAGGGTATTCCTCCAAGTAGTGATGAGCTAGCTGAAGAATTGAAAATAACTAAAGAGGAAATTGACGAACTCCTTTCATGTGAATTGAGAAGCATCACTGTTAGTCTCCAAGGTACCGTTAAATCAAAATCAGATCCTTCAGAGTTAGTTGACATCCTTCCGAGTGATCAGGTTGCTCCAATGGAGTTAGCGGAATTAGCCGAAAGGACAGCCTCGGCTTGGAAATTATTAGATAAAGCAAATTTAACTGAGAAGGAAAGAAAGATAGTAAGCTTAAGATTTGGTTTAGACGGCTCAAATGAATGGAGAACCTTAGCTGAAGTTGCAAGACACATGAGTTGTAGCAGGGAATATTGCCGACAAGTTGTTCAACGTGCTTTAAGAAAACTTAGAAAAGCAGGAATACAGAATGGATTAGTTGATAGTATTAGCTAA
- a CDS encoding DUF1232 domain-containing protein: MKENYKSQEKIYDAEVLESSTFDENIIIKILIKAGRTIAKPALEVLEMALDPYTPAQVRVSLMAALAYLIMPFDLFPDFMPLVGFSDDFVALTAVLSIWSKYMTPSIRARAENKLNKLFPFY; the protein is encoded by the coding sequence ATGAAAGAGAATTACAAAAGCCAAGAAAAAATCTATGATGCAGAAGTTTTAGAGAGTTCAACATTTGATGAAAATATCATTATCAAAATTCTTATTAAAGCAGGAAGAACAATTGCCAAACCTGCCTTAGAAGTTTTAGAGATGGCTTTAGATCCTTATACTCCAGCACAAGTAAGAGTTTCATTAATGGCTGCGTTAGCCTATTTAATTATGCCATTTGATCTTTTCCCCGACTTTATGCCTTTAGTTGGTTTTAGTGATGATTTTGTAGCCCTAACAGCGGTACTCAGCATATGGAGCAAATACATGACTCCTTCAATAAGAGCAAGAGCAGAGAATAAGCTTAATAAGTTATTTCCTTTTTATTGA
- a CDS encoding AbrB family transcriptional regulator, protein MKLTGSELIAKTKELKGVSESERVLACGYFSKSKNGKKRKNYNAYYKAIAEAQGYKSSSEGETGGIGKGGRKLSYIATVQGNGNLLIGKAYTTLLDLKAGDNFEIKFKKKGKIISLLPTKDH, encoded by the coding sequence ATGAAGCTAACTGGAAGTGAATTAATCGCAAAAACTAAGGAACTTAAAGGTGTAAGTGAATCAGAAAGAGTCCTAGCTTGTGGATATTTTTCTAAATCCAAAAATGGTAAGAAAAGAAAAAACTATAATGCATATTATAAGGCTATTGCTGAAGCTCAAGGATATAAAAGTAGCAGCGAGGGCGAAACGGGTGGAATTGGCAAAGGGGGAAGGAAATTGAGCTACATAGCTACTGTCCAGGGGAATGGTAATCTCTTAATTGGCAAAGCATACACAACACTTCTAGACCTAAAAGCAGGTGATAATTTTGAAATCAAGTTTAAAAAGAAAGGTAAAATAATAAGCTTATTACCTACCAAAGATCACTAA
- the gorA gene encoding glutathione-disulfide reductase has protein sequence MEFEFDLIVVGAGSGGLAAAKRAASYGAKVAIIEVNQIGGTCVIRGCVPKKLMVYAAKSKKNMDSSEGYGLKNEGINFESNILLKNVREEVSRLSNLHRNSLKKLNVTVFEGLGRFTTQNELEIICPKTKKIKNKISSKKILISVGGKPKKLNIPGVDLAWTSDDIFELEKFPESILIVGGGYIACEFASIFRNLGTRVTQLIRGQHLLNGFDEDLSSCLVESPTFTEINIISNTQLKSINRVNGNLESILDSGDKLLTSNILIATGREPNLLPLNLDFLNLKMDGLYLDVDEFNQTSNSNIFAVGDIINKPNLTPVAIEQGRVFSDNFFNDQKRKVNYEYIPKAVFTIPEISTVGLSEKRAKEIYSEKNIKIFKCKFTPMSNTFKKNKSKCMLKIVVHKLTDKVLGCHMFGETSSEIIQMASISLNAGITKKDFDITMALHPTISEEFVTMYG, from the coding sequence TTGGAATTTGAATTTGATTTAATTGTTGTTGGCGCTGGATCTGGAGGACTCGCGGCGGCTAAACGTGCGGCTAGTTATGGTGCAAAAGTCGCAATCATAGAAGTAAATCAAATAGGAGGAACTTGCGTGATAAGGGGATGTGTCCCAAAGAAATTGATGGTTTATGCAGCAAAAAGTAAAAAAAATATGGATTCTTCTGAAGGATATGGATTAAAAAATGAAGGTATTAATTTTGAATCAAATATTCTATTAAAGAATGTTAGAGAGGAGGTTTCTAGACTAAGTAATTTACATAGAAATTCTTTAAAAAAATTGAATGTGACTGTTTTTGAGGGCTTAGGAAGATTTACTACTCAAAATGAATTAGAAATTATTTGTCCAAAAACGAAGAAAATTAAAAATAAAATAAGTTCAAAAAAAATTCTTATTTCAGTTGGAGGTAAACCAAAGAAATTAAATATTCCTGGAGTAGATTTGGCATGGACTAGTGATGATATTTTTGAATTAGAAAAGTTTCCCGAATCAATATTAATAGTAGGAGGAGGATATATTGCTTGTGAATTTGCTTCTATTTTCAGAAATTTAGGTACTAGAGTAACTCAATTAATTAGAGGTCAACATTTACTTAATGGTTTTGATGAGGATCTTTCTTCATGCTTAGTGGAATCACCTACTTTTACTGAAATCAATATAATCTCCAATACTCAATTAAAGTCTATAAACAGAGTAAATGGAAATCTGGAATCTATTCTGGACTCGGGGGATAAACTCCTAACTAGTAATATCCTTATTGCTACAGGAAGAGAACCAAATCTTTTGCCTTTAAATTTAGATTTTTTAAATCTAAAGATGGATGGCCTATATTTAGATGTTGATGAATTTAATCAAACAAGCAACTCAAACATTTTTGCAGTTGGCGATATCATAAATAAACCAAACTTAACTCCAGTAGCAATAGAGCAAGGGAGAGTTTTTTCGGATAATTTTTTTAATGATCAAAAAAGAAAAGTAAATTATGAATATATTCCTAAGGCCGTCTTTACTATTCCAGAAATTTCAACAGTTGGCTTAAGTGAGAAAAGAGCTAAAGAGATTTACTCTGAAAAAAATATAAAAATTTTCAAATGCAAATTTACCCCTATGTCTAATACCTTTAAAAAGAATAAATCAAAATGTATGTTGAAGATTGTAGTTCATAAGCTGACTGACAAAGTCCTGGGATGTCATATGTTTGGTGAAACATCATCTGAGATTATTCAAATGGCATCAATTTCATTAAATGCAGGGATAACAAAAAAAGACTTTGATATTACTATGGCTTTGCACCCAACTATCTCAGAAGAATTTGTAACTATGTATGGATAA
- the pyrC gene encoding dihydroorotase — MKTLTIIKPDDWHLHLREGLVLKNIIHFTSEYFGRAIVMPNTKTPITSVESATSYKKSIFEALPESSKFEPLMTMYLTDETDKAELINGFKNNIFFAAKLYPANATTNSSHGVKKIENLYKIFESMQDNGIPLLIHGEVTDSEVDVFDREEVFIDKELSQITKRFPKLKIVLEHITTSYAVDFVQENNIGATITPHHLHINRNAMFFGGLNSDFYCLPVAKRENNRLALRRAATSGKKCFFLGTDSAPHLRNWKAFCGCAGIFNSPVAIESYLTVFEEEDALDNFEKFASLNGPNFYNVSPNKEKLKLVSRPNKIKEFIDVVEEETIVGQIKPFHAGEILQWQVEGIVN, encoded by the coding sequence TTGAAGACTTTAACCATAATAAAACCTGATGATTGGCATTTACACTTAAGGGAAGGTCTTGTATTAAAAAATATCATTCATTTTACTTCAGAATATTTTGGAAGAGCTATCGTTATGCCGAATACTAAAACTCCAATTACATCTGTTGAAAGCGCTACCTCTTACAAAAAATCTATTTTTGAAGCTTTACCAGAAAGTTCTAAGTTTGAACCATTAATGACAATGTATCTTACAGATGAGACTGATAAAGCAGAACTAATAAATGGTTTCAAAAATAATATCTTTTTCGCAGCAAAATTATACCCTGCTAATGCGACAACAAATTCCAGTCATGGAGTTAAGAAAATAGAAAATCTATATAAGATTTTCGAATCAATGCAAGATAATGGAATTCCTCTTTTGATTCACGGGGAAGTGACTGATTCTGAAGTAGATGTATTCGATAGAGAAGAAGTTTTTATAGATAAAGAACTCTCTCAAATAACTAAAAGATTTCCAAAATTAAAAATCGTTTTAGAACATATAACAACCTCTTATGCAGTTGATTTTGTTCAAGAAAATAATATTGGAGCTACTATCACTCCCCATCATTTGCATATAAACAGAAATGCAATGTTTTTTGGAGGCTTAAATAGTGATTTTTACTGCTTGCCAGTTGCTAAGAGGGAAAATAATAGACTCGCTTTAAGGAGAGCTGCAACAAGTGGAAAAAAATGTTTTTTCTTGGGAACTGACTCTGCTCCACACCTTAGGAATTGGAAGGCTTTTTGTGGATGTGCTGGCATTTTTAATTCGCCAGTAGCAATAGAAAGCTATCTAACAGTATTCGAAGAAGAAGATGCTTTAGATAATTTTGAAAAGTTTGCAAGTTTAAATGGCCCTAATTTTTATAATGTTTCCCCAAATAAAGAAAAATTAAAATTAGTTTCTAGACCTAATAAAATTAAAGAATTTATTGATGTCGTTGAAGAAGAAACTATTGTCGGACAAATAAAACCATTTCATGCAGGCGAAATTTTACAATGGCAAGTAGAAGGGATAGTAAATTAA
- a CDS encoding bifunctional phosphoribosyl-AMP cyclohydrolase/phosphoribosyl-ATP diphosphatase HisIE, producing the protein MTYSTNFSIEDLRFDNYGLIPAIAQDWLDGSILMLAWMNKESLKMTLETKNVHYWSRSRSEIWRKGATSGSTQILKEIRFDCDNDALILLIEQNGSGACHTGEKSCFFNEIQINKNDKKEKKTTPFSNICSELFNTIHERSTNPSEKSYTNHLLTKGSNTILKKIGEESAEFIMACKDNDKNSISNEAADLIYHLQVALMYKGIEWRDVLAVLESRRKN; encoded by the coding sequence ATGACTTATTCAACTAATTTTTCGATAGAAGATCTACGCTTTGATAATTATGGATTAATCCCTGCAATAGCACAAGATTGGCTTGACGGATCAATTCTTATGCTTGCTTGGATGAACAAAGAATCTTTAAAAATGACACTTGAAACCAAAAACGTTCATTACTGGAGTAGATCGAGATCGGAAATTTGGAGAAAAGGAGCTACAAGTGGAAGTACCCAAATACTTAAGGAGATAAGATTTGACTGCGATAATGATGCACTAATCCTCTTGATTGAACAAAATGGTTCAGGAGCATGTCACACTGGGGAAAAAAGTTGTTTTTTCAACGAAATTCAAATTAATAAAAATGATAAAAAAGAGAAAAAAACAACTCCCTTCTCAAATATCTGCTCTGAATTATTCAATACAATTCACGAAAGATCAACAAATCCATCAGAAAAAAGTTACACAAATCATTTATTAACAAAAGGCAGTAATACTATTTTGAAAAAAATAGGAGAGGAATCCGCAGAATTTATAATGGCTTGCAAAGATAATGATAAAAATTCAATCTCAAATGAAGCTGCCGATTTAATTTATCATCTGCAAGTAGCCCTTATGTATAAAGGTATTGAGTGGAGAGATGTACTTGCTGTTCTTGAATCAAGAAGAAAAAACTAA
- a CDS encoding YciI family protein, whose protein sequence is MEKFVVFGEYCKDVMIKRKPFRDQHLNRLKKLKDRDILVTLGPTKCTKYLFGIFNANDVKELKNLIEEDIYWEKGIWINYDIYPWIQAF, encoded by the coding sequence ATGGAAAAATTTGTAGTTTTTGGTGAGTACTGTAAAGATGTAATGATTAAAAGAAAACCTTTTCGCGATCAACATCTTAATAGACTTAAAAAATTAAAAGATCGCGATATTCTTGTTACATTAGGGCCAACAAAATGTACCAAATATTTGTTTGGAATTTTTAATGCTAATGATGTGAAGGAGTTGAAAAATCTTATTGAGGAGGACATATATTGGGAAAAAGGTATATGGATTAATTATGATATTTATCCATGGATTCAGGCATTTTGA
- a CDS encoding tryptophan synthase subunit alpha, protein MKDNKMQITKNESLSKVDEKFCELKNNKKLALMPFIMAGDPNIEITSEILLKLQENGADLIELGIPYSDPLADGPVIQVAASRALKSGTNPRKVIKLLDSLKGKLNIPIILFSYLNPLLCFGFEKFCEISSNAGVSGLIVPDLPLEEAYKFSKIVSNYSMDLILLVAPTTPFERMKQISNHTKGFTYLVSVTGVTGERNEMENRVENLIAKLKEVNTNPIAVGFGISTPEHVSKVREWGADGVIIGSAFVKRISSSSGKNVVDNVGKFCKDMRLAADQK, encoded by the coding sequence ATGAAAGATAACAAAATGCAAATTACTAAAAATGAGTCTTTATCTAAGGTAGATGAGAAGTTTTGTGAGTTAAAAAATAATAAAAAATTAGCTTTGATGCCCTTTATAATGGCTGGAGATCCCAATATTGAAATAACTTCTGAGATCTTATTAAAGTTACAAGAAAATGGAGCTGACCTAATTGAATTAGGTATCCCTTACAGTGATCCACTTGCAGACGGACCTGTTATTCAAGTGGCTGCCTCTCGCGCCTTAAAGTCAGGTACTAACCCAAGAAAAGTAATTAAACTTTTAGACTCTTTAAAAGGTAAATTAAATATTCCCATCATCCTTTTTTCTTACCTAAATCCATTACTATGTTTTGGCTTCGAAAAGTTTTGTGAGATTTCATCTAATGCTGGAGTTTCTGGACTAATAGTTCCTGATCTACCTCTGGAGGAAGCTTATAAATTTTCCAAAATAGTTAGTAACTATTCTATGGACCTGATTTTATTGGTTGCTCCAACTACTCCTTTTGAAAGAATGAAACAAATATCAAATCATACAAAAGGCTTTACTTATTTAGTTAGTGTTACGGGCGTCACCGGGGAGAGAAACGAGATGGAAAATAGAGTAGAAAATCTTATTGCTAAATTAAAAGAAGTAAACACTAATCCAATTGCGGTTGGTTTTGGCATATCCACCCCTGAACATGTGAGTAAAGTGCGTGAATGGGGAGCAGATGGAGTAATTATTGGTAGTGCATTTGTAAAACGAATATCTAGTTCAAGTGGGAAAAATGTTGTCGATAATGTTGGCAAATTTTGTAAGGATATGCGTTTAGCTGCTGATCAAAAATAA